The sequence TCTAAGGTTTTAAGGACAAGCTTCGTATTTACCCATTCTTGCCTCTCCATGTCTGTGTAGAGCTTATCGTATATGCAGTTGTGGAAGTAGTAGTACTTGAAGTCTTTAAAATGTGTAGCCGAATGGGCTGCGGTAAATAACCTGCTGCATAGCCCAGCATAAGGGTCCATAGAGCCGCCTACATCCATGAGTAGAAGAAGCTTAACAACGTTGCGGCGGCTACGTCTCCACTTTAGCTCCAGCTCTCCAGCATTTTTCGCAGTTGCGTCTATTGTTCCTTCTAGATCCAGTTCATCTGCCGGTCCTATTCTGCTTAAGATTCTTAGGGATTTAAGGGCGATCTCCATCTGTCTTACATCCAAAGTCACATCTCGCCGCAAGTTTCTGAAGCGTCTTTCCCCCGCGATTTTTAGCGCTCTAAGATTTCTTGATTCCCCACCTACCCGAATACCGGCTGGATGATATCCTGAATGCCCAAAGGGGCTTGTGCCGCCTGTACCGATCCAATACGAGCCTCCATCGTGCCTTGACTTTTGCTCCTTGAGCCGCTTCTCAAACTCCCTCATTAACTCCTCTAGGCTCATATTAGACATGGCC comes from Nitrososphaerota archaeon and encodes:
- a CDS encoding VWA domain-containing protein; protein product: MFTGFFYTLRRHKIPVTITEWMTLMDALSKGLAQSSLENFYYLARAILVKNEALYDAYDEAFQEYFSGFEDTLEIRNEIWEWLQIVRELFTDEEIEAMSNMSLEELMREFEKRLKEQKSRHDGGSYWIGTGGTSPFGHSGYHPAGIRVGGESRNLRALKIAGERRFRNLRRDVTLDVRQMEIALKSLRILSRIGPADELDLEGTIDATAKNAGELELKWRRSRRNVVKLLLLMDVGGSMDPYAGLCSRLFTAAHSATHFKDFKYYYFHNCIYDKLYTDMERQEWVNTKLVLKTLDSDYKTIIVGDAMMATSELLSPYGAINISDYNETPGIVWLKMVAEHFPYSIWLNPVEPYFWDHTTVSMIRRIFPMYHLTIDGLTEGIRRLVAKR